From Haloarcula sp. CBA1127, a single genomic window includes:
- a CDS encoding tyrosine-type recombinase/integrase, whose translation MTTPREKYERRLETFNEYVESGEIDPETADAVRELVRAYDDHNVMVSCPSGESTRTPGTLMSWLYRLAQFARNRDLTEATLNDLKGDMQAMHDGSHPYVDKNGGITKGTLRSYQAALRKFYRYHEFGVDPDEIPIHSKSASPVDPNDMLTKEEINEAQEAASNARDRALFDLLLYTGQRREAIRTLRLKDVDVQEGTYRLNPNVDGLKGAQDRNGKRPLLGAKGALQNWLDYHPDTSEPENYLITARPSYAAVDPSDPVSGETIRRVMSEIKEETDIEKPMHPHALRHNFVTIAKRDHNLPDDTIKYLIGHDDSSQVMETTYSHLSGDDHIKRAEEGWGIREPDDESPLSPDVCGVCGNPIEPNAKACSRCGTVYTPDARGAIDQIEETISDEKEQAETLEEYKDADAIAQALDDDPKLAAELMDKLGELSDDS comes from the coding sequence ATGACCACTCCAAGAGAAAAATACGAACGACGACTTGAAACGTTTAACGAATACGTCGAATCCGGCGAAATAGACCCAGAGACGGCCGATGCAGTTAGAGAATTGGTGCGCGCTTACGACGACCACAACGTGATGGTGTCGTGTCCGTCGGGAGAAAGCACCAGAACGCCCGGAACGTTGATGTCGTGGCTCTATCGCCTGGCACAGTTCGCTCGCAACCGCGACTTGACCGAAGCCACGCTAAACGACCTGAAAGGCGATATGCAGGCGATGCACGACGGCTCACACCCGTATGTCGACAAAAACGGTGGTATCACCAAAGGGACGCTTCGCTCGTATCAGGCGGCGCTACGCAAGTTCTATCGGTATCATGAGTTTGGTGTCGACCCAGACGAGATTCCGATTCATTCCAAATCCGCCTCGCCAGTCGACCCGAACGACATGCTCACGAAGGAGGAGATAAACGAGGCGCAAGAAGCTGCTTCCAACGCCCGCGACAGGGCACTGTTCGACCTGCTGCTGTATACCGGCCAGCGGCGTGAGGCGATACGCACGCTACGTCTGAAGGATGTTGATGTGCAAGAAGGCACGTACCGACTCAATCCCAATGTGGACGGTCTCAAAGGCGCACAGGACCGGAACGGAAAGCGGCCGCTACTGGGTGCGAAGGGCGCACTACAGAACTGGCTGGACTATCACCCAGATACGTCGGAGCCAGAGAACTACCTGATTACCGCTCGCCCCAGCTACGCCGCTGTTGACCCCAGCGACCCCGTATCTGGCGAGACTATCCGCAGGGTAATGTCCGAGATTAAGGAAGAGACCGACATTGAAAAGCCGATGCACCCCCACGCCTTACGGCATAATTTCGTGACAATTGCGAAGCGGGACCACAACCTACCCGATGATACGATAAAGTATCTCATCGGACATGACGACTCCAGTCAGGTGATGGAGACCACGTATTCGCACCTCTCTGGCGACGACCACATAAAACGGGCCGAAGAGGGGTGGGGAATACGCGAACCAGACGACGAATCCCCACTCTCGCCGGATGTGTGTGGTGTCTGTGGCAATCCGATCGAACCGAACGCAAAGGCTTGCTCTCGGTGTGGGACGGTCTACACGCCCGACGCACGCGGTGCGATAGACCAAATAGAGGAGACGATCAGCGACGAAAAAGAACAGGCCGAGACGCTGGAAGAGTACAAAGACGCCGACGCTATCGCGCAGGCGCTCGACGACGACCCGAAACTGGCGGCCGAGCTGATGGACAAGTTGGGCGAATTGTCTGACGACAGCTAA
- a CDS encoding bifunctional DNA primase/polymerase has product MKFPFEELYYLKARGPDDKRPAEAWGGYDEPLSENSDVYNHDDLTKLPGETWLLNGIRDKEHMSHKLLIFDLDIHKAPDSFDPDRVTIPDDTPIVRSQNGGFHVYFVVNTPTTGKESDFQAVDELPFGIDVRGEYVKHHVVAPNDVPGVSSGYDVVNDETINHVFDPAEAAESIKLDGEPALVHNPGCSGAGGYERDEIDPPDDLPKCYAAGLSLRKEAPDDENLNTHKVNVLTGMLGLAAGYSVDDVVTHFVEDYYPGDPDDADRERTTYHVEDIAERLDNRYSPPAVSTLKEYGILPKDESCTCGLPGHTQENMAKSDYYNAGLEGVARAEGYGDPFEDNLAMLKTCLKVREETGLADAKPPYSALQAVADHCGLNMEDREEGILGKSSYKVARRIFDDLAPGDL; this is encoded by the coding sequence ATGAAATTCCCGTTCGAGGAGTTGTATTATCTGAAGGCCCGGGGGCCGGACGATAAACGGCCCGCTGAGGCGTGGGGCGGGTATGACGAGCCGCTGAGTGAGAACAGCGACGTTTACAACCACGACGATCTGACGAAACTGCCGGGCGAAACGTGGCTACTCAATGGTATCCGCGATAAGGAACACATGAGCCACAAGCTGCTGATATTCGACCTGGATATTCACAAAGCGCCGGATAGTTTCGACCCGGACAGGGTGACAATCCCCGACGACACGCCGATAGTTAGGAGTCAAAACGGCGGTTTCCACGTCTATTTTGTCGTGAACACGCCCACGACCGGCAAGGAGTCGGACTTTCAGGCGGTCGACGAGCTGCCGTTTGGGATAGACGTTCGGGGCGAATATGTGAAACATCACGTCGTAGCCCCGAACGACGTTCCGGGCGTTTCGAGCGGGTACGACGTGGTGAACGACGAGACGATTAACCACGTATTCGACCCCGCTGAGGCGGCAGAGAGTATCAAACTCGACGGGGAACCGGCGTTAGTCCACAACCCCGGTTGTTCGGGAGCTGGGGGCTACGAACGCGACGAGATAGACCCGCCGGACGACCTGCCGAAGTGCTACGCCGCCGGGCTGTCGCTGCGGAAAGAAGCCCCTGACGACGAGAACCTTAACACGCATAAAGTGAACGTGCTAACGGGCATGCTGGGGCTTGCGGCCGGGTATAGCGTCGACGATGTGGTTACGCACTTCGTCGAGGATTATTATCCTGGCGACCCCGACGACGCCGACCGAGAGCGGACGACGTACCACGTCGAAGATATCGCCGAACGGCTTGATAACAGGTACTCGCCGCCGGCCGTCTCGACCCTCAAAGAGTACGGCATACTCCCGAAAGACGAGTCGTGCACCTGCGGCCTCCCAGGCCATACGCAGGAGAATATGGCCAAATCCGACTATTACAACGCCGGCCTCGAAGGCGTGGCACGGGCGGAGGGTTACGGTGATCCGTTCGAGGACAACTTGGCGATGTTGAAAACCTGCCTCAAAGTCCGGGAAGAGACTGGATTAGCAGACGCTAAGCCGCCTTACTCAGCGCTGCAGGCTGTCGCAGACCATTGCGGGCTGAACATGGAGGACCGCGAAGAGGGCATCTTAGGAAAGTCGAGTTACAAAGTGGCGCGAAGAATATTCGACGACCTGGCTCCCGGCGACCTGTGA
- a CDS encoding 2'-5' RNA ligase family protein, whose product MYSINVPLPSEVTSLAADLATDLPLAQRRGRGEHTLVAKRLGNGDHTAYARLEAQGREALRGQPTFEAQIAGVEQFETAVTGPSPVVYLAVESPGLVDLHERLCDRFDPVDEMEGGEYIPHVTVARGGDRDAAARLVERDIEPIRWTVDELTFYDADRNQPVSRVSLPA is encoded by the coding sequence GTGTACAGCATCAACGTCCCGCTTCCGTCAGAAGTCACGTCGCTAGCGGCCGACCTCGCGACGGACCTGCCGCTCGCACAGCGACGGGGACGGGGCGAACACACGCTGGTCGCCAAGCGACTGGGCAACGGCGACCACACAGCCTACGCGCGGCTGGAAGCGCAGGGACGCGAGGCGCTTCGCGGCCAACCGACGTTCGAGGCCCAGATTGCGGGCGTCGAGCAGTTCGAAACGGCTGTGACTGGTCCCTCGCCGGTGGTGTATCTCGCCGTCGAAAGCCCCGGACTAGTCGACCTGCACGAGCGACTCTGTGATCGGTTCGACCCGGTCGACGAGATGGAAGGAGGGGAGTACATCCCGCACGTAACCGTTGCCCGCGGCGGGGACCGGGACGCGGCTGCACGGCTGGTCGAACGGGACATCGAACCTATCCGGTGGACCGTCGACGAGCTCACCTTCTACGACGCCGACCGGAACCAGCCGGTCAGCCGGGTATCGTTGCCGGCATAG
- a CDS encoding DNA-directed DNA polymerase II large subunit, which produces MREADEQYFETLETQLEAAFDVAERAKERGGDPKPEVEIPTARDMADRVENILGIDGVAERVRELEGQMSREEAALELVEDFVEGTVGDYDSREGKVEGAVRTAVALLTEGVVAAPIEGIDRVELLENDDGTEFINVYYAGPIRSAGGTAQALSVLVADYARALLGIDQYKAREEEIGRYAEEIDLYDKDTGLQYSPKEKETKFIAENMPIMLDGEATGDEEVSGYRDLERVDSNSPRGGMCLVLAEGIALKAPKIQRYTRNLDEVDWPWLQDLIDGTIGKDEADQEDGSEDANSDDGGDGADNDDGDDAEEEAGPPRVDPADKYLRDLIAGRPVFSHPSKAGGFRLRYGRSRNHGFATAGVHPATMHLVDDFLATGTQIKTERPGKAAGVVPVDTIEGPTVRLANGDVRRIDDAEEALAVRNGVEKILDLGEYLVNYGEFVENNHPLAPASYTVEWWEQDLDAAGADVQAMQDSPHIDLADPSAEEAIEWATEYDVPLHPKYTYLWHDVSVDQVCALAAAVEDAQVAQADGAYADPEMDGTAGDAHSDDGALVLSRSDAVQQTLEHLLIEHTQDEDTITVTDWVPLVRTLGFSRSLERDWTPSDLSEHAQTYGESESVDAIGVAEDAEQEDGQNAIKAVNEIAPFQVRERAPTRIGNRMGRPEKSERRDLSPAVHTLSPIGEAGGAQRDVAKATKHADDMSDTPGRVEVEVARRRCPDCGTETHQAGCPDCGGTTEPVYVCPDCEAEVERDESGRAECSRCETLASPTQYKVLDLQEAYRDALQNVGERETAFEQLKAVKGLTSEEKVPEPMEKGILRAKHDVSAFKDGTVRYDMTDLPVTAVRASELDVSAERLRGLGYTEDIHGDPLTHEDQLVELKVQDIVLSNGAAEHMLQTARFVDDLLEQYYGLERFYEFDDREDLVGELVFGMAPHTSAATVGRVVGFTSAAVGYAHPYFHAAKRRNCFHPDTRLWYEDEDGNWEYGTIEELVENRLHDPQEDDFGTLVQELDGDLTVSSLGENGPCRQPVDAVSKHPAPDHLVEVTVGDRTLRVTPDHTMLRAGPDGIEEVPASDLAAGDDLPAYDGGETTTMTARGEASTAATDGAAPTDTVEAVEYVESDVDYVYCLTVADTHRVAVEGTYVGQCDGDEDCVMLLMDGLLNFSKSYLPNQRGGQMDAPLVMSSRIDPSEIDDEAHNMDIMDAYPREFYEATREMKDPTEVEDVMKIAEETLGTDREYTEFRHTHDTANIAAGPDLSAYKTLGSMEDKMDAQLEISRKLRAVVESDVAERIIEYHFLPDLIGNLRAFSRQEVRCLDCGESFRRAPLTGDCRECGGRVNLTVHEGSVNKYIDTAIRVADEFGARDYTKQRLKILERKIESVFENDHNKPTSLGDFM; this is translated from the coding sequence ATGCGGGAGGCCGACGAACAGTACTTCGAAACGCTCGAAACCCAGCTCGAAGCCGCCTTCGACGTCGCCGAGCGGGCTAAAGAGCGCGGTGGCGACCCGAAGCCAGAAGTCGAGATTCCGACCGCCCGTGACATGGCCGACCGAGTCGAGAACATCCTCGGCATCGACGGTGTTGCTGAGCGAGTGCGGGAACTGGAAGGACAGATGTCCCGCGAAGAAGCCGCACTGGAACTGGTCGAGGACTTCGTGGAGGGGACTGTCGGCGACTACGACAGCCGCGAGGGGAAAGTCGAGGGCGCGGTCCGGACTGCCGTCGCGCTGCTGACTGAAGGCGTCGTCGCCGCCCCTATCGAGGGCATCGACCGCGTGGAACTGCTGGAGAACGACGACGGGACGGAGTTCATCAACGTCTACTACGCCGGCCCGATTCGCTCTGCCGGCGGGACAGCGCAGGCACTCTCGGTGCTGGTCGCCGACTACGCTCGTGCGCTGCTGGGCATCGACCAGTACAAGGCCCGCGAGGAAGAGATCGGTCGCTACGCCGAGGAGATCGACCTCTACGACAAGGATACCGGCCTCCAGTACTCGCCAAAGGAGAAGGAGACGAAGTTCATCGCCGAGAACATGCCCATCATGCTCGACGGCGAGGCGACCGGCGACGAGGAGGTGTCGGGCTACCGGGACCTCGAACGCGTCGACTCGAACTCCCCGCGGGGCGGGATGTGTCTGGTGCTGGCAGAGGGCATCGCGCTGAAAGCGCCGAAGATCCAGCGCTACACCCGGAACCTAGACGAGGTCGACTGGCCGTGGCTCCAGGACCTCATTGACGGGACCATCGGCAAGGACGAAGCGGACCAAGAGGACGGCTCGGAAGACGCGAACAGCGACGACGGTGGTGATGGCGCGGACAACGACGACGGGGACGACGCTGAGGAGGAGGCTGGACCGCCGCGGGTCGACCCCGCCGACAAATACCTCCGGGACCTCATCGCCGGCCGCCCGGTGTTCTCCCACCCGTCGAAGGCGGGCGGGTTCCGCCTTCGCTACGGCCGGTCGCGTAACCACGGCTTCGCGACCGCCGGCGTCCACCCGGCGACGATGCATCTCGTCGACGACTTCCTCGCGACCGGAACTCAGATCAAGACCGAGCGGCCGGGGAAGGCTGCTGGCGTCGTGCCAGTCGACACCATCGAGGGGCCGACCGTGCGCCTGGCCAACGGCGACGTGCGGCGCATCGACGACGCCGAGGAGGCACTGGCAGTCCGCAACGGCGTCGAGAAGATACTCGACCTCGGTGAGTATCTGGTCAACTACGGCGAGTTCGTCGAGAACAACCATCCGCTCGCACCGGCCTCCTACACCGTCGAGTGGTGGGAGCAGGACCTCGACGCCGCCGGCGCGGACGTGCAGGCGATGCAGGACTCGCCCCACATCGACCTCGCCGACCCGAGCGCCGAGGAAGCTATCGAGTGGGCGACCGAGTACGACGTCCCGTTGCATCCGAAATACACCTACCTCTGGCACGACGTGAGCGTCGACCAGGTGTGTGCGCTCGCCGCCGCCGTCGAGGACGCACAGGTCGCGCAGGCCGACGGTGCGTACGCCGACCCAGAGATGGACGGCACAGCGGGCGACGCACACAGTGACGACGGCGCGCTCGTCCTGTCACGGAGCGACGCCGTCCAGCAGACGCTGGAACACCTACTCATCGAGCACACCCAAGACGAGGACACGATTACGGTCACCGACTGGGTACCGCTGGTACGGACACTGGGGTTCTCCCGGTCACTAGAGCGGGACTGGACACCGTCGGACCTCTCCGAGCACGCGCAGACCTACGGCGAGAGCGAGTCGGTCGACGCCATCGGCGTTGCCGAAGACGCCGAGCAAGAAGACGGTCAGAACGCCATCAAAGCGGTCAACGAGATCGCGCCGTTCCAGGTCCGGGAGCGTGCCCCAACCCGCATCGGCAACCGGATGGGCCGTCCCGAGAAATCAGAGCGTCGGGACCTCTCGCCGGCCGTCCACACGCTCAGCCCCATCGGCGAGGCCGGCGGGGCACAGCGAGACGTGGCCAAGGCGACGAAACACGCCGACGACATGAGCGACACGCCCGGCCGCGTCGAAGTCGAAGTAGCCCGGCGGCGCTGTCCCGACTGCGGGACCGAGACCCACCAGGCGGGCTGTCCCGACTGTGGCGGGACCACCGAACCGGTGTACGTCTGTCCCGACTGCGAAGCCGAGGTCGAGCGCGACGAGTCCGGCCGCGCGGAGTGTTCCCGGTGTGAGACGCTCGCCTCGCCGACCCAGTACAAGGTGCTCGACCTGCAAGAAGCGTATCGGGACGCCCTGCAGAACGTCGGCGAGCGCGAGACGGCCTTCGAGCAACTGAAAGCGGTCAAGGGGCTCACCTCCGAGGAGAAGGTCCCGGAGCCGATGGAGAAGGGTATCCTCCGGGCGAAACACGACGTGTCGGCGTTCAAGGACGGCACGGTCCGCTACGATATGACGGACCTACCGGTGACGGCGGTCCGAGCCTCGGAACTGGATGTCTCTGCCGAGCGACTACGAGGACTGGGCTACACAGAGGACATCCACGGCGACCCGCTGACCCACGAGGACCAACTGGTCGAGCTAAAGGTACAGGATATCGTCCTCTCGAACGGCGCGGCCGAGCACATGCTCCAGACTGCCCGCTTCGTCGACGACCTTCTAGAGCAGTACTACGGGCTGGAGCGGTTCTACGAGTTCGACGACCGCGAGGACCTCGTCGGCGAACTCGTGTTCGGAATGGCCCCCCACACCAGCGCGGCGACGGTCGGCCGCGTGGTCGGCTTCACCTCCGCCGCCGTCGGCTATGCGCATCCGTACTTCCACGCCGCCAAGCGACGGAACTGCTTCCATCCGGACACCCGGCTGTGGTACGAGGATGAGGATGGCAACTGGGAATACGGCACCATCGAGGAACTGGTCGAAAACCGGCTGCACGACCCCCAAGAGGACGACTTCGGAACGCTCGTTCAGGAGTTAGACGGCGACCTCACGGTGTCATCACTTGGCGAAAACGGCCCCTGTCGCCAGCCCGTCGACGCCGTCTCGAAACACCCCGCGCCGGACCACCTCGTGGAAGTAACCGTTGGCGACCGGACGCTCCGGGTCACGCCCGACCACACGATGCTCCGGGCCGGTCCCGACGGGATCGAGGAGGTCCCGGCCAGCGATTTAGCCGCCGGCGACGACCTCCCTGCCTACGACGGCGGCGAGACGACCACGATGACGGCACGCGGCGAGGCCTCGACGGCGGCTACCGACGGCGCAGCCCCGACAGACACCGTCGAGGCTGTCGAGTACGTCGAGAGCGACGTGGACTATGTCTACTGTCTCACGGTTGCCGACACGCACCGGGTTGCCGTCGAAGGCACCTACGTCGGCCAGTGCGACGGCGACGAGGACTGTGTGATGCTCCTGATGGACGGCCTGCTGAACTTCTCGAAGTCGTATCTCCCGAACCAGCGTGGCGGCCAGATGGATGCACCCCTGGTGATGTCCTCGCGCATCGACCCCAGCGAGATCGACGACGAGGCCCACAACATGGACATCATGGACGCCTATCCCCGCGAGTTCTACGAGGCCACGCGGGAGATGAAAGACCCGACCGAGGTCGAGGACGTGATGAAAATCGCCGAAGAGACGCTGGGGACCGACCGCGAGTACACCGAGTTCCGCCACACCCACGACACGGCGAACATCGCCGCCGGGCCGGACCTCTCGGCGTACAAGACGCTCGGTTCAATGGAGGACAAGATGGACGCCCAGCTGGAGATTTCCCGAAAACTGCGGGCCGTCGTCGAGAGCGACGTGGCCGAACGCATCATCGAGTACCACTTCCTGCCGGACCTCATCGGCAACCTCCGGGCCTTCTCCAGACAGGAGGTCCGGTGTCTCGACTGCGGGGAGTCGTTCCGCCGCGCGCCACTGACCGGCGACTGCCGGGAGTGTGGCGGCCGCGTCAACCTCACCGTCCACGAGGGGTCGGTCAACAAGTACATCGACACAGCCATCCGCGTCGCCGACGAGTTCGGCGCACGGGACTACACGAAACAGCGGCTCAAGATACTGGAACGGAAGATTGAGTCGGTATTCGAGAACGACCACAATAAACCCACGAGCCTTGGGGATTTCATGTAA
- a CDS encoding site-specific integrase, which translates to MRTERNKDGTFNVWLSRDEYRELPRATDTFQQEIALRLMGDCGLRVAEVLDVTPAHISRRSDGTHFELEVVAGKDTTGSYSGGKHRETWLPREFEAQINRYRQEKGIADGEPLVDRAKRTVQDWVDRAADQAAESTGDGDYRRVSSHDLRRCWANHLLVEENVSPRIVMALGGWSSYDAIEPYLAAPTEGNINQSMSEVNL; encoded by the coding sequence ATGCGCACCGAACGAAACAAAGACGGCACGTTCAATGTGTGGCTCAGTCGCGACGAGTACCGCGAGCTGCCGCGGGCGACTGATACATTTCAACAGGAGATCGCCCTACGGTTGATGGGCGACTGTGGCCTGCGGGTCGCGGAGGTGCTCGACGTGACACCCGCCCATATCTCGCGGCGGTCGGATGGGACGCATTTTGAACTTGAGGTAGTGGCTGGAAAGGATACCACGGGCTCTTACTCTGGGGGTAAGCACCGAGAGACATGGCTCCCCCGCGAGTTCGAGGCCCAAATCAACCGCTATCGCCAGGAAAAGGGAATAGCCGACGGTGAGCCGCTCGTCGACAGAGCGAAGCGGACCGTACAGGATTGGGTCGACCGCGCGGCCGACCAGGCGGCCGAGAGCACAGGCGACGGTGATTACCGGCGGGTGTCGAGCCACGATCTCCGGCGATGTTGGGCGAATCACCTGCTGGTAGAAGAGAACGTTTCGCCCCGCATCGTTATGGCTCTCGGCGGCTGGTCGAGTTACGACGCCATAGAGCCGTATCTCGCCGCTCCTACCGAGGGGAATATCAATCAGTCAATGTCTGAGGTTAACCTGTAA
- a CDS encoding PPC domain-containing DNA-binding protein → MDYREVDSTSEFVCRLEHGGDWRAQIEAFADEQGIDAGFFYGLGAVQDAELMFYDQDRTEYDSLTFDEPLEVAACMGNISHLDGERFAHTHAVLSRPDGEAVAGHLNAGTVWAGELYVRGFDTELQREHDEPTDLDLWNI, encoded by the coding sequence ATGGATTACCGCGAAGTCGACAGTACGTCCGAGTTCGTCTGCCGACTGGAGCACGGTGGGGACTGGCGCGCGCAGATCGAGGCCTTCGCGGACGAACAGGGCATCGACGCCGGCTTTTTCTACGGGCTTGGGGCAGTGCAGGACGCGGAACTCATGTTCTACGACCAGGACCGGACCGAATACGACTCGCTGACCTTCGATGAACCGCTTGAGGTCGCCGCCTGTATGGGTAATATCTCGCATCTCGACGGGGAGCGGTTCGCCCATACGCACGCCGTCCTCTCGCGGCCCGACGGCGAGGCGGTCGCCGGCCACCTGAACGCCGGTACCGTCTGGGCGGGTGAACTGTACGTCCGCGGGTTCGATACGGAACTCCAGCGGGAGCACGACGAGCCGACCGACCTGGACCTCTGGAATATCTAA
- a CDS encoding UvrD-helicase domain-containing protein gives MSNLSLGDIEITGIDERAADESVKLNGPPGTGKTTESAARVARLLDDHDYQLGDVLWATYRHSLAMETLERLADWGIIPEGELSDPADGPTRYIATTHACANRMVGGVGDMATWYDRKQFAEGRSLRFDKRNPWDDPPGQLLFQVFDYAANNLLNLQEQTDREQIPMMDDLRDKYPGDVARAFDDWQDYKAQNDKFDFWEQLRAPIDQGVQANKDVVVIDEYHDATPLMAKLSERWIKQAEVAIVAGDPLQVVNTYAGADPEFFERLDVPEVLLPKAHQRPPRQHWAAAAAVLENAHQRPPVEIDNSGSFHAGSSPRISHSGENGWNVPSPDTPRSPAHMVENYGTDMMFLTRTQRQAAGVARALEKAGILFEVQNSMDVDGWGAKEDMAERTALYNALQRLDGVTPESGGGSGLLAYSADDSEGTRPADLRLRAREAAAILDHTNHQYLSESRSDVTQAANEIVNAEVVVHGDELNEYVEAEFWDVYTRGSGSVRHLNNSGASDLGSAIDDRDREALKAALSRNDDPVRGVETKVYTIHASKGSEAKNVVVYDGITRTIEDGMLESEKARKNEYRTWYVALTRSRANLFVLRDAFEWTSPFLPETLLDAAKEAHERGASA, from the coding sequence ATGAGTAACCTGAGCTTAGGCGATATTGAGATTACCGGAATCGACGAACGTGCAGCAGACGAGAGCGTGAAACTGAACGGGCCGCCCGGGACCGGGAAAACCACCGAAAGCGCGGCCAGAGTGGCGCGGCTACTTGATGATCATGATTACCAGCTCGGAGATGTGCTTTGGGCGACTTACCGCCACTCGCTCGCTATGGAGACCCTCGAACGTCTCGCCGACTGGGGGATAATCCCTGAGGGCGAGCTTTCGGACCCGGCAGACGGACCCACGCGCTACATAGCGACCACCCACGCTTGCGCGAACCGTATGGTGGGCGGTGTCGGGGACATGGCGACGTGGTACGACCGAAAACAGTTTGCTGAGGGGCGTAGCCTGAGGTTCGACAAGCGTAATCCGTGGGACGATCCGCCGGGACAGCTACTCTTTCAGGTTTTCGACTACGCCGCGAACAACCTGTTAAACCTGCAGGAACAGACGGACCGCGAGCAAATCCCCATGATGGATGACCTACGGGACAAATACCCCGGTGACGTGGCGCGGGCGTTCGACGATTGGCAGGACTACAAGGCTCAAAACGACAAATTCGACTTTTGGGAGCAGTTGCGCGCCCCGATAGACCAGGGTGTCCAGGCGAACAAGGACGTGGTTGTTATCGACGAATACCACGACGCTACGCCCCTCATGGCGAAGCTTAGCGAACGGTGGATAAAACAGGCTGAGGTGGCAATAGTCGCGGGGGACCCGCTACAGGTGGTTAACACCTACGCGGGCGCGGACCCCGAGTTTTTCGAGCGGTTGGACGTGCCTGAGGTTCTCCTACCGAAAGCTCACCAGCGCCCGCCCCGGCAGCATTGGGCGGCAGCGGCGGCGGTGTTAGAGAACGCCCACCAGCGCCCACCTGTCGAGATCGACAATTCTGGTTCGTTCCACGCTGGCAGCTCGCCCCGGATCAGTCACTCCGGCGAAAACGGTTGGAACGTCCCAAGCCCCGATACGCCCCGTTCGCCCGCGCACATGGTGGAAAACTACGGAACGGACATGATGTTTCTAACCCGGACCCAGCGACAGGCGGCAGGCGTGGCGAGGGCGCTGGAAAAGGCGGGGATATTGTTTGAGGTTCAAAACAGTATGGACGTGGACGGATGGGGAGCGAAAGAGGATATGGCGGAACGGACGGCCCTGTATAACGCGCTACAGCGCCTTGACGGAGTAACGCCCGAAAGCGGCGGTGGGTCCGGCCTGTTGGCCTACAGCGCCGACGACAGCGAGGGAACGCGCCCGGCGGACCTGAGGCTACGGGCGCGAGAGGCGGCGGCTATCCTTGACCATACGAACCACCAATACCTGAGCGAGTCCCGTTCGGACGTGACGCAGGCGGCGAACGAGATCGTGAACGCTGAGGTGGTGGTTCACGGCGACGAGCTGAACGAATACGTCGAGGCGGAGTTTTGGGACGTTTACACGCGGGGCAGCGGGTCGGTCCGTCACCTAAACAACTCAGGGGCGTCCGATCTCGGCAGCGCGATAGACGACCGGGACCGCGAGGCGCTGAAAGCCGCGCTGAGCCGGAACGACGACCCCGTTAGAGGCGTCGAGACTAAGGTTTACACTATCCACGCCTCGAAGGGTAGCGAGGCGAAGAACGTGGTTGTGTACGACGGGATAACCCGGACCATAGAGGACGGGATGTTAGAGAGTGAGAAAGCTCGAAAGAACGAATACCGGACGTGGTACGTCGCCCTCACGCGGTCGAGGGCAAACCTGTTCGTACTGCGGGATGCGTTCGAGTGGACTAGCCCATTCCTGCCCGAGACGTTGTTAGATGCTGCTAAAGAGGCGCACGAACGGGGGGCGAGCGCATGA